One region of Thermodesulfobacteriota bacterium genomic DNA includes:
- a CDS encoding alanine racemase → MDKIEGVSVEKLVNDFGSPLFVVSAKTIRDNLKRFRGEFSARYPKVEVAYSYKANCLSGVLDIIHNEGAWAEVASGFEYELARKIGVPGESIVFNGPYKKKEEIKKAIREGALINVDNESELKLLEEITFKSKQPIEVGIRINTDVGINQLPDRFGFNIESGKALEIVNYCTKKTSIRIAGIHIHITSYIISPEVLNNKTPAKSIELIWPKDSNLYRLAAHKITYFAEEIRKRFGITLKYIDMGGGYPTLDSITSYANAIVEPMLEMFDHEHPLLILEPGRAVVKDAVELITTVVDVKELSNDTASVVVDSGINILPTSFWKFQQIEPINKKAVSSKETVVYGPLCLQTDILGITKLPDLNVGDRLVIKNVGAYNISQASSFIFPLPSIILTDNNKVKVLRSSETIKDVI, encoded by the coding sequence ATGGATAAGATAGAAGGCGTTTCGGTTGAAAAGCTCGTAAATGATTTCGGTTCCCCACTTTTTGTTGTCTCTGCTAAGACCATTAGAGATAATCTAAAAAGGTTTCGTGGCGAGTTTTCAGCTAGATATCCAAAAGTTGAAGTTGCCTATTCCTACAAAGCTAACTGTCTAAGTGGGGTGCTGGACATAATACACAATGAAGGGGCATGGGCCGAAGTAGCCTCCGGCTTTGAATATGAATTAGCAAGAAAGATTGGAGTACCAGGCGAATCCATTGTTTTTAACGGCCCCTACAAGAAAAAAGAGGAAATAAAAAAAGCGATTCGAGAAGGTGCCCTAATCAATGTTGACAACGAAAGTGAACTAAAGCTGTTGGAGGAAATTACATTCAAATCCAAACAGCCAATCGAGGTGGGTATCAGAATTAATACAGATGTCGGGATAAACCAGTTGCCTGATAGATTTGGATTTAACATTGAATCAGGCAAAGCTTTGGAGATCGTAAACTATTGTACAAAGAAAACGTCTATCAGAATAGCAGGGATTCACATCCATATTACAAGCTATATCATTTCCCCGGAAGTCTTGAATAACAAGACCCCTGCAAAGAGTATAGAACTTATTTGGCCAAAAGACTCAAATTTGTACAGACTAGCGGCGCATAAAATTACTTATTTTGCTGAAGAAATAAGAAAGAGGTTTGGTATAACCTTAAAGTACATAGACATGGGAGGCGGGTACCCGACACTTGATTCAATCACATCCTATGCAAACGCCATAGTTGAGCCAATGTTAGAGATGTTCGATCATGAGCACCCCCTTTTGATACTGGAACCTGGAAGAGCAGTTGTAAAAGATGCTGTAGAACTCATAACAACTGTTGTCGATGTTAAAGAATTATCGAATGATACAGCTTCAGTCGTAGTCGATTCAGGAATAAATATTCTTCCTACATCATTCTGGAAGTTCCAGCAGATTGAACCCATCAACAAAAAAGCTGTCAGCTCGAAGGAGACTGTTGTTTATGGGCCACTTTGTCTTCAGACAGATATTTTGGGTATAACAAAACTCCCAGATCTGAACGTAGGCGACAGGCTTGTTATAAAAAACGTCGGGGCATATAACATTTCTCAAGCCAGTTCATTCATATTCCCGCTCCCTTCTATAATTCTTACGGATAACAACAAGGTGAAAGTTCTAAGGAGTTCAGAAACAATAAAAGACGTTATATAG
- a CDS encoding anti-sigma factor: protein MLNKLARVKEMTGVLNVDDKGNNIMELGTLPETGRIKKFAVTLEPPGGVPQPTGEMYLIGDS, encoded by the coding sequence ATGCTGAACAAATTGGCCCGGGTCAAAGAGATGACTGGCGTTCTTAATGTAGATGATAAAGGGAATAACATTATGGAACTAGGAACACTTCCGGAAACGGGCCGGATTAAGAAATTCGCGGTTACACTTGAGCCGCCCGGCGGTGTGCCACAACCTACTGGTGAAATGTATCTGATTGGTGACTCATAA
- a CDS encoding energy transducer TonB has translation MKQIRLRTFIILSLVLHIVLISAFVAMFLPKRAIFRTEQTPISIGILTQSNGTDNAKDGSLDSIAPNASKHKETQRINDSENRGMIPVHDNKKTIEQTHNEKDKTTVKEKVKNKVAVSSDSSAAENERTNNDLAISDTDKETTDQRTASLSGNENADLKDDLGTDSSGHHIELAFPNYKINPKPRYPMLARRKGYEGTILLRVFVVESGGVGEVELEKSSGYEILDESALKAVKEWVFIPGKKNGEPISSWVTVPIKFQLNSG, from the coding sequence ATGAAACAGATCAGGCTAAGAACTTTTATAATATTATCCTTGGTACTACATATTGTCCTTATAAGTGCTTTCGTCGCAATGTTCCTGCCAAAGCGAGCAATCTTTAGAACTGAGCAAACTCCAATATCAATCGGCATTCTGACTCAAAGCAATGGCACTGATAATGCAAAGGATGGCTCTTTAGATTCTATTGCACCTAATGCTTCAAAACATAAAGAAACCCAGAGAATAAATGATTCAGAAAACAGGGGGATGATCCCAGTTCATGATAATAAAAAAACAATAGAACAAACTCATAATGAAAAGGATAAAACAACTGTAAAAGAAAAAGTTAAAAATAAAGTTGCCGTATCTTCTGACTCAAGTGCAGCAGAAAACGAAAGGACCAATAATGACCTTGCCATTAGTGATACTGACAAAGAAACAACCGATCAAAGAACAGCCAGTTTAAGTGGTAACGAAAATGCGGATCTTAAAGACGACTTAGGTACCGATTCTTCAGGCCATCATATTGAGCTTGCTTTTCCAAATTATAAAATCAATCCTAAACCCAGGTATCCGATGTTAGCCCGGAGGAAGGGATATGAAGGAACCATTCTCTTGAGAGTATTTGTAGTTGAGAGCGGTGGTGTGGGTGAAGTAGAATTAGAGAAATCATCCGGGTATGAGATTCTGGATGAGTCTGCGCTTAAAGCCGTGAAGGAGTGGGTTTTTATACCAGGGAAAAAGAACGGAGAACCCATTTCAAGTTGGGTAACAGTTCCGATCAAGTTTCAATTAAATAGCGGTTAA